The genomic segment ACGCGGTGCCGCCGAGCAGTTTCGCCCGCCAGTGCGGCCGGGTGGGCAGGTCGAGCGCGAGCGGGTCGATGTGCGGGTCGGACGCCCGGATGTCGAACACGAGGTCGTCGAACCACGCGATGTGCTCGGCCGACGGCCGCTCGGCGAACAGCCGGCGCAAGGTCAGGTACGACTTGAACCGGTTCAGCGTCCCGAGCAGCATGTACAAGCCGATGAAAATGATGACCCCGTTGGGCTGCACCCCGGCCACCAGCGCCAGACCCTGCCAGCCCAGGTTCCAGCCGGCGAACAGGAGCAGCACGAGGGCGTCGAGGAGCACGCCCTCGGCCGTCGGGAAGAGCAGCTTGAACAGCCCGACGGCGAACTCGGCCAGCGCGAGCGCGAGGTACAGCAGGAAAACGACGGTCGCGAAGCCGCCGGCGTTCGGTCGGAAGGAGTAGAACGCCAACCCGATCATGATGAACGCGAAAACGACGTTCTCGCGCCCGCTGCGCCGCACGCCGCGGCACAGCTCGCGGTACGCGGCAACGTTCTGGAGCCGCAGGCGCATGGTGGCTTCGTCGGACATGCACGCCCCGGGACGCGGACTTTCGGTAGAAGACCGTTCCGCCTCATTGTGACGACTCAGCCCAGCAGCGGCAACGATGTGTCCCGAAGTGGCGCCGCGATCGGGGTCCGGGGCGGGGCCTCATCGATCAGTTGGTAGTAGACGTTCCGCTGCCGCGGCTCCCACCCGGCCTCGCGGATCGAGCGCTTGATCTCCTCGAGCGTGAGGTAGTGGACCGTGCCCGCGGACGCGACCACGTTCTCCTCGATCATCAGCGAGCCCATGTCGTTCGCGCCGAAGAACAGCGCGACCTGGCCGATCTTCCCGCCCTGGGTGACCCACGACGACTGGATGTTTGGGACGTTGTCGAGGAACAGCCGCGCGATCGCCTGCGTGCGCAGGTACTCGAACGCGCCCATCTCCGGGAAATCGGCCATCTTGTGGCCCGGCTGCATGGTCCAGCAGATGAACGCGGTGAACCCGCCGGTCTCGTCCTGGAGGTCGCGGAGGCGGGTCAGGTGTTCCACGCGGTCGGCGTCCGTCTCGATGTGGCCGAACATCATCGTGCAGGTGCCCTTGCCGCCGAGCTTGTGCCACACCCGGCACACCTCGAGCCACTCGTCGGCCAGGGCCTTGCCCTTGGTGAGTTCCTTCCGGACGCGGTCCACAAGGATCTCGCCGCCGCCGCCGGGGAGTGAACCGAGGCCGGCGTCCTTCAGCCGCCGCAGCACCGTTTCGAGGGGGAGCTTGTTCAGCTTGTGGAAGTGCCAGATCTCCGGCGGGCTGAAGGCGTGCAGGTTCACGCCCGGGAACCGCGCTTTCAGGTCGCGGAGCAGCTCCTCGTACC from the Frigoriglobus tundricola genome contains:
- the mqnC gene encoding cyclic dehypoxanthinyl futalosine synthase, which encodes MTTIDRVLAKAADGTRITPDECLALFSCRDLHKLGRAAHAVTLRLHPEPYRTFNIDRNINYTNACAAVCDFCAFYRKSADADAYVLSREELYKKIEETIALGGDQVLMQGGMHPSLKLEWYEELLRDLKARFPGVNLHAFSPPEIWHFHKLNKLPLETVLRRLKDAGLGSLPGGGGEILVDRVRKELTKGKALADEWLEVCRVWHKLGGKGTCTMMFGHIETDADRVEHLTRLRDLQDETGGFTAFICWTMQPGHKMADFPEMGAFEYLRTQAIARLFLDNVPNIQSSWVTQGGKIGQVALFFGANDMGSLMIEENVVASAGTVHYLTLEEIKRSIREAGWEPRQRNVYYQLIDEAPPRTPIAAPLRDTSLPLLG